Genomic window (Tubulanus polymorphus unplaced genomic scaffold, tnTubPoly1.2 scaffold_43, whole genome shotgun sequence):
GCTGATTGGAGGATTTGGAGGGATGCTCCAAGTTCAAACCCAGTGATTCTGATCAGATGATAAATCAGGGTGTCTGATATATACTGATGAATAGTTACTGCAACATGATCGCCACCTATTGGATATCTGCTGAACCACCAAATTATTGGATTAATACCATTACGTATTCGTATTGGATTAAACTGTATATCACagacgccatctattggaaatttagaaatttatatcTTGAGTCAAAATAAACGTGAAATGGCATTTTAGATAAACAAAAATTGTTCTCAAATTGAGTGTGAACTGTTGGTTTGATCTGAATGCAGTGGAAcacaatatctgagtgacTGTTAAAACCCTTCCAGGATTGGCACTGTCCCCTagagatgattttgataaaaccaatGTCTCTAGTAAACTTTGCATCATTCAGAATCTACTcaactaaaataaataaacttgAAACCAAATTTAAGAATCTACAGGgcttcatttctgaatgattGTTGTTTAGTTTTGACTGGTGCGTTGTCATGGTGATGGCAAGGTGATATTCTGGATCCGATGTCTggaaaaatagtaattcctGAAAACAGAGCCAAATTTcatactgaaatgaataactacacttattttcatcgatttgataacagaatgaatttttagcaaaaaaaaatttcatagatatttgttaaagaaatagaaaacttGTGGATACTCTCAGCCGTGCCCCGCTGAAAAAAACTATTAGGTTAAATACGTGTTGTGAGTCACCAATTCAACTTATaagattattgattttttcattaattgggaataattttagaatgttTTTCCTGCGAACTATAGCCCGGAAGTTCAGTAGAATTGCTACGTATTGCTAATTCCGTGGAATTCATTACCCCCGCTAGTAATCCGGAGCGGTACCTAAAGCCATCCGCGGCTAGAACCGTGAACTCTTTAGTTGGTGCTCGGAGCGCAAAGCCTTAGTCCGAATCGACCTCGAGCTGCGCGATCTGCAGAACTAGCATGGCGGACGAATAAATCGCaattttcacttgaaatatttagaagcttCTCTTTCAACCAAGATGCGTCAGATTGTATCCAAACCATTTCAACATTGAAATACAgtaagtaaatttacttatGAATCGAATACTTGTGATGTATGAAGGTGATTCGAGATGGAGAGCGACATAAAACACTCCGGTTTAACCCcacgagcagcagcagcaatctCTTATTCACTGATGCGTGCTGTAAAACCATCATCattcagtaataataataatattaatatgtgtcttatatagTGCTAAATCCAGCCaagctgctcagagcgctttacatttttcggtattattaccccggccAATTGTAATactctaacatgtatcagtcatctctccctttTGAGAAGTAACACCGAGCTGCTAACAAGCACTCAGGAGTCTTCTATCAGACCAGGttcccatttactcctgggtggagagaggcagtgaggataagtgtcttgcccgaggacacaaCGGGGATCGAACCCACCATGGATACGCGGATACCCTGGATTTTAGAGTGCTTTCTCTGACAGGTttctatgtttatttcagggtgaTGCTCTACTAATTAACTGCAGTCATCAGGAAGCTCAAGGAATAACTGGTATGTTTGGCGATGAAGTGAGTAATGACAATGACATATGATAAGGCTTATCGGGTGAAATACAGGATATTGACGAATTCAAGTTCTGAAATTACTCgcttgatggcgctagtcagaaccggaaattggaacctaaatccacCACACGCGAGATTTTTACCATGAAAAATGCTATTTCTCATGTGTTTATCTTGTGTTTCAGTTACATACACGTTACGGTCACCTACCACAGCACAAGAGGAATATGGTAATAGCCGGTGGTGTAACTGCGTCTGTTATCGTAGCGCCAGTTGTCGCTAGTTAAGCCGTTGGTATCGGTGTACCGATATTATTGGCGTATGTTTACGGCGTGGTACCGATATCGCTGTGTCGCAGCGGTGGTTGCGGCGTATCGACGACTGACTCCGGGCGGAGTTCGATCTGAGTTCGAACAGAACGAAGGAAGTGGCCTATCGGGGCCTTACGCCCGTAAGTACTTAAACCATACTTTTCATATAGCGCAGGGTCCGGAATCAGCTGTCTTTCTAGGAATCATAagggataatttgatgatgtcatagggggattaacTGATAAAGCCATGTTGTCTGGTGTGGCTGCtatataaatccccctatgacgtcatttaAGTTAGTTCAGTACTAGTATGAGtgaatgtttatatttgtTGTAGCTGATTCTCACAGTATAGAAACGACCAGTCACCGGGTAGCGAACCCCAGTATCGGACCTAGTATCGGTGAGATGTCTATGGCTATGACTGGCAGTCTTAGCGCTAGCGGAAGCCACATCGACCGAGTCGGGATAATCCGCGATGAGAGCGATCGCTAATCGGCCAGTAACAGAGCGATTGCTGGCTCCAGTTTGAACGGTAGTTTATCGGGAAGCGCCGTTGCCGGACCGAGCGGATTCCAAAACAGGTAAGAGATTTTCCCGACTACAATCTCACGAATCACGTGGATCCCCTGAGAAAATTGGAGGAGGGCACGGCGAAGGTACGGGTGCAGATTTAGGAAAATCTCATAGAGAAGGAAGAGCAGTTCTCTGAGAAAGCAGGATTAAGGCTgacttatgtcgacaagcaacgcgacgcctaccgacacaactgggtttatcgccgattaacggcctacgagaggccgccagtttCTGCTCTATCTGTTCAACATAAGCCGGCTAGCGACGGCAACCCGACccctaccgactcgtcgctagccgtatccggctagttgcccgTGTTCTACTCCGGTCTACGGTAGGCcaacagttgctttcgatcgcaactGACACAAACTGCTGTGATATGCACGGCGTTGCACCACTTTTAGTCGACAAataaaaaacccacagtagatttgtagaaacAGTTTCGAAGTTAAAAACTGTGGTGTTTTAAAACCGAGTTAACCAAAATCCAAGCAGGTTTTCAGCACCGttctcaaatcattgatgccgtcatgatttgaaagcttgTCAAAGATTGCGGCTCAATTTACtgtggaaatatcaaacatgtttgaatgttgcgattcacctgctgctgagcaacgaacacgctgcaaatttcattgtgaaatctgtaatttcagacggtgtgggaataaattcatatagtgTTCCCTGCTCTAAGTCTGAACCAATTTACTGTAAAGtcttgtatgaaaaaaaattgtaacaaATTCTTGGCactaaaagcattttgaatcttgttgaatctgttttcattttttatctgatgaagaaataatgatattcagtgttttgtattatttcagatgtaggcgtaacgctagagttttgtttattctactcaaaagaagatgatgtttagatcaggtttgtttagttactcttatttatatcgaatatttgatatgatttttgggaattgctctaatgatgttataatgaatgttgtttgatttataTTCAGTCTAATGGAGGAGGATCTCAATAACTGAAACCTGCGACACGTCTACACCTGAAATTGACTGCgcatcaaatgaatgaattattgattctaaatGACTGTGATGTTTCATGCTGATTGGAGGATTTGGAGGGATGCTCCAAGTTCAAACCCAGTGATTCTGATCAGATGATAAACCAGGGTGTCTGATATATACTGATGAATAGTTACTGCAACATGATCGCCACCTATTGGATATCTGCTGAACCACCAAATTATTGGATTAATACCAATACGTATTCGTATTGGATTAAACTGTATATCACagacgccatctattggaaatttagaaatttatatcTTGAGTCAAAATAAACGTGAAATGCATTTTAGATAAACAAAAATTGTTCTCAAGTTGAGTGTGAACTGTTGGTTTGATCTGAATGCAGTGGAAcacaatatctgagtgacTGTTAAAACCCTTCCAGGATTGGCACTGTCTTCCAgagttgattttgataaaaccagtGTCTCTAGTAAACTTTGCATCATTCAGAATCTACTcaactaaaataaataaacttgAAACCAAATTTAAGAATCTACAGGGCTCCATTTCTGaatgattgttgtttgttttgactGGTGCGTTGTCATGGTGATGGCAAGGTGATATTTTGGATCCGATTTCTggaaaaatagtaattcctGAAAACAGAGCcaaatttcaaactgaaatgaataactacacttattttcatcgatattaaaacagaatgaatttatttgagcaaaaaATTTCACAGATATTTGTACAAAACTTGTCGATACTCTCAGCCGTGCCCCGCTGAAAAAACTATTAGGTTAAATACGTGTTGTGAGTCACCAATTCAACTTATaagattattgattttttcattaattgggaataattttagaatgttTTTCCTGCGAACTATAGCCCGGAAGTTCAGAAGAATTGCTACGTATTGCTAATTCCGTGGAATTCATTACCCCCGCTAGTAATCCGGAGCGGTATCTAAAGCCATCCGCGGCTAGAACCGTGAACTCTTTAGTTGGTGCTCGGAGCGCAAAGCCTGAGTCCGAGTCGACCTCGAGCTGCGCGGTCTGCAGAACTAGCATGGCGGACGAATAAATCGCaattttcacttgaaatatttagaagcttCTCTTTCAACCAAGATGCGTCAGATTGTATCCAAACCATTTCAACATTGAAATACAGTAAGTAAATTTACTTGTGAATCGAATACTTGTGATGTATGAAGGTGATTCGAGATGGAGAGCGACATAAACAGTCCGGTTTAACCCCACGAGCAGCAGCAATCTCTATTCACTGATGCGTGCTGTAAAACCATCATCattcagtaataataataatattaatatgtgtcttatatagtgctaaatccagccaggctgctcagagcgctttacatttttcggtattattaccccggccaattttaatactctaacatgtatcagtcatctctccctttTGAGAAGTAACACCGAGCTACTAACaagcgctcaggagtcatctatcagaccaggtacccatttactcccgGGTGgtgagaggcaatgaggataagtgtcttgcccgaggacacaaCGGGGATTGAACCCAcaacctggcttcccagagctgaacgctctaaccactaGCCCTCACCGCAGTAAAAAGTATCAATAACATAAAGAGTGGATCGAGGCCTAAACTATTACTATCAATACAGATGTAGCATTTGACCCCGCGGATACCCTGGATTTTAGAGTGATTTCTCTGACAGGTttctatgtttatttcagggtgaTGCTCTACTAATTAACTGCAGTCATCAGGAAGTTCAAGGAATAACTGTTTGGCGATGAAGTGAACAAGTGATCGCTCAATTCAGGTAGATATATCTCAGGCCCTAATCACAGACCTCTAGAAACCAGTTTCAGTGGTGTTTTAAAACCGAGTTTACCAAAATCCAAGCAGGTTTTCAGCGCCGttctcaaatcattgatgccatcatgatttgaaagcttgTCAAAGATTGCGGCTCAATTTACTGTGTTTTGGACTGAACAAAAATTTGGCTGCAATGAAATTTACtgtggaaatatcaaacatgtttgaatgttgtgattcacctgctgctgagcaacgaacacgctgcaaatttcattgtgaaatctgtaatttcagatggtgtgggaataaattcttatagtgttccctgctctaagtctgaaccaattaaaaaaaattgtaacaCTGAAAATTGTTGGCactaaaagcattttgaatctgttgaatctgttttcattttttatctgatgaagaaataatgattttcagtgttttgtattatttcagatgtaggcgtaacgctagagttttgtttattctactcaaaagaagatgatgtttagatcaggtttgtttagttactcttatttatatcgaatatttgatatgatttttgggaattgctctaatgatgttataatgaatgttgtttgatttataTTCAGTCTAATGGAGGAGGATCTCAATAACTGAAACCTGCGACACGTCTACACCTGAAATTGACTGCgcatcaaatgaatgaattattgattctaaatGACTGTGATGTTTCATGCTGATTGGAGGATTTGGAGGGATGCTCCAAGTTCAAACCCAGTGATTCTGATCAGATGATAAACCAGGGTGTCTGATATATACTGATGAATAGTTACTGCAACATGATCGCCACCTATTGGATATCTGCTGAACCACCAAATTATTGGATTAATACCAATACGTATTCGTATTGGATTAAACTGTATATCACagacgccatctattggaaatttagaaatttatatcTTGAGTCAAAATAAACGTGAAATGCATTTTAGATAAACAAAAATTGTTCTCAAGTTGAGTGTGAACTGTTGGTTTGATCTGAATGCAGTGGAAcacaatatctgagtgacTGTTAAAACCCTTCCAGGATTGGCACTGTCTTCcagagatgattttgataaaaccagtGTCTCTAGTAAACTTTGCATCATTCAGAATCTACTcaactaaaataaataaacttgAAACCAAATTTAAGAATCTACAGGGCTCCATTTCTGaatgattgttgtttgttttgactGGTGCGTTGTCATGGTGATGGCAAGGTGATATTTTGGATCCGATTTCTggaaaaatagtaattcctGAAAACAGAGCcaaatttcaaactgaaatgaataactacacttattttcatcgatattaaaacagaatgaatttatttgagcaaaaaATTTCACAGATATTTGTACAAAACTTGTCGATACTCTCAGCCGTGCCCCGCTGAAAAAACTATTAGGTTAAATACGTGTTGTGAGTCACCAATTCAACTtataataattttagaatgttTTTCCTGCGAACTATAGCCCGGAAGTTCAGTAGAATTGCTACGTATTGCTAATTCCGTGGAATTCATTACCCCCGCTAGTAATCCGGAGCGGTATCTAAAGCCATCCGCGGCTAGAACCGTGAACTCTTTAGTTGGTGCTCGGAGCGCAAAGCCTGAGTCCGAGTCGACCTCGAGCTGCGCGGTCTGCAGAACTAGCATGGCGGACGAATAAATCGCaattttcacttgaaatatttagaagcttCTCTTTCAACCAAGATGCGTCAGATTGTATCCAAACCATTTCAACATTGAAATACAgtaagtaaatttacttatGAATCGAATACTTGTGATGTATGAAGGTGATTCGAGATGGAGAGCGACATAAACAGTCCGGTTTAACCCcacgagcagcagcagcaatctCTATTCACTGATGCGTGCTGTAAAACCATCATCattcagtaataataataatattaatatgtgtcttatatagtgctaaatccagccaggctgctcagagcgctttacatttttcggtATTATTACCTCGGCCAATTTTAATactctaacatgtatcagtcatctctccctttTGAGAAGTAACACCGAGCTACTAACAAGcactcaggagtcatctatcagaccaggtacccatttactcccgGGTGgtgagaggcaatgaggataagtgtcttgcccgaggacacaaCGGGGATTGAACCCAcaacctggcttcccagagctGAACGCTCTAACAACTAGCCCTCACCGCAGTAAAAAGTATCAATAACATAAAGAGTGGATCGAGGCCTAAACTATTACAATCAATACAGATGTAGCATTTGACCCCGCGGATACCCTGGATTTTAGAGTGATTTCTCTGACAGGTttctatgtttatttcagggtgaTGCTCTACTAATTAACTGCAGTCATCAGGAAGTTCAAGGAATAACTGTTTGGCGATGAAGTGAACAAGTGATCGCTCAATTCAGGTAGATATATCTCAGGCCCTAATCACAGACCTCTAGAAACCAGTTTCAGTGGTGTTTTAAAACCGAGTTAACCAAAATCCAAGCAGGTTTTCAGCGCCGttctcaaatcattgatgcCATCGTGATTTGAAAGCTTGTCAAAGATTGCGGCTCAATTTACTGTGTTTGAGACTTAGCAAAAATATTTGCTGCGACAAAATTAACtgtggaaatatcaaacatgtttgaatgttgtgattcacctgctgctgagcaacgaacacgctgcaaatttcattgtgaaatctgtaatttcagacggtgtgggaataaattcatatagttTTCCCTGCTCTAAGTCTGAACCAATTTACCGTTAAGtcttgtatgaaaaaaaattgtaccactgaaaattcttggcactaaaagcattttgaatcttgttgaatctgttttcattttttatctgatgaagaaataatgattttctttgttttgtattatttcagatgtaggcgtaacgctagagttttgtttattctactcaaaagaaggtgatgtttagatcaggttcgtttagttactcttatttatatcgaatatttgatatgatttttgtgaattgctctaatgatgttataatgaatgttgtttgatttattttcagtctaaTGGAGGAGGATCTCAATAACTGAAACCTGCGACACGTCTACACCTGAAATTGACTGCGCCtcaagttaatgaattattgattctaaatGACTGTGATGTTTCATGCTGATTGGAGGATTTGGAGGGATGTcccaggttcaaacccagtgatTCTGATCAGATGATAAACCAGGGTGTCTGATATATACTGATGAATAGTTACTACGACATGATCGCCACCTATTGGATTTCTGCTGAACCACCAAATTATTGGATTAATAGGAATACGTATTCGTATTGGATTAAACtttcaaactgaaatgaataactacagttgttttcatcgatatgattacagaatgaatttatttgagcaaaaaATTTCACAGATATTTGTTACAGAAATACAGAACTTGTCGATACTCTCAGCCGTGCCCCGATGAAAAAACTATTAGGTTAAATACGTGTTGTGAGTCACCAATTCAACTTATAAGATCATTTGATTGTTTCATTAATTGGgaataattttagaatgttttattcgaacaatagCTCGGAAGTTCACTAGAATTGCTACGTATTGCTAATTCCGTGGAATTCATTACCCGCTAGTAATCCGGAGCGGTATCTAAAGCCATCCGCGGCTAGAACCGTGAACTCTTTAGTAAGTGCTCGGAGCGCAAAGCCTTAGTCCTAGTCGACCTCGATCTGCGCGGTCTACAGAACTAGCCCTCCCAAGTGGAGTATGTCCCATTTAAAAGAATGATGGCGGACGAATCAATCGCaattttcacttgaaatatttagaagcttCTCTTTCAACGCAGAAGCGACAGAATGTCTTCAAACCATTTCAACATTGAAATACAGTAAGTAAATTTACTTGTGAATCGAATACTTGTGATGTATGAAGGTGATTCGAGATGGAGAGCGACATAAAACAGTCCGGTTTAACCCCACGAGCAGCAGCAATCTCTATTCACTGATGCGTGCTGTAAAACCATCATTCAGTAAAAAGTATCAATAACATAAAGAGTGGATCGAGGCCTAAACTATTACTATCAATACAGATGTAGCATTTGACCCAGCGGATACCCTGGATTTTAGAGTGCTTTCTCTGACAGGTttctatgtt
Coding sequences:
- the LOC141914563 gene encoding E3 ubiquitin-protein ligase RNF19A-like: MFTAWYRYRCVAAVVAAYRRLTPGGVRSEFEQNEGSGLSGPYAPDSHSIETTSHRVANPSIGPSIGEMSMAMTGSLSASGSHIDRVGIIRDESDR